Proteins encoded by one window of Ovis canadensis isolate MfBH-ARS-UI-01 breed Bighorn chromosome 14, ARS-UI_OviCan_v2, whole genome shotgun sequence:
- the RPL13 gene encoding large ribosomal subunit protein eL13 produces the protein MAPSRNGMILKPHFHKDWQRRVATWFNQPARKIRRRKARQAKARRIAPRPASGPLRPVVRCPTVRYHTKVRAGRGFSLEELRVAGIHKKVARTIGISVDPRRRNKCTESLQANVQRLKEYRSKLILFPRKPSAPKKGDSSAEELKLATQLTGPVMPIRNVYKKEKARVITEEEKNFKAFASLRMARANARLFGIRAKRAKEAAEQDVEKKK, from the exons ATGGCGCCTAGCCGGAATGGCATGATCCTGAAGCCCCACTTCCACAAGGACTGGCAGCGGCGCGTGGCCACGTGGTTTAACCAGCCGGCTCGCAAGATCCGTAG ACGCAAGGCCCGGCAGGCCAAGGCTCGCCGCATTGCCCCGCGCCCCGCGTCCGGTCCTCTCCGGCCGGTGGTGAGATGCCCGACGGTCAGGTACCACACGAAGGTTCGTGCCGGCAGGGGCTTCAGCCTGGAGGAGCTTAGG GTGGCCGGCATCCACAAGAAGGTGGCCCGGACCATTGGGATCTCGGTGGACCCGAGGCGGCGGAACAAGTGCACAGAGTCCCTGCAAGCCAACGTGCAGCGGCTCAAGGAGTACCGCTCCAAACTTATCCTGTTCCCCAGGAAGCCCTCGGCCCCCAAGAAGGGAGACAGCTCT GCTGAAGAGCTCAAACTGGCCACTCAGCTGACTGGACCTGTTATGCCCATACGGAAC GTCTATAAGAAGGAGAAAGCCAGAGTCATCACAGAGGAGGAGAAGAACTTTAAGGCATTTGCCAGTCTCCGCATGGCCCGTGCCAACGCCCGGCTCTTCGGCATCCGGGCAAAAAGGGCCAAGGAAGCCGCAGAACAGgatgttgaaaagaaaaaataa
- the CPNE7 gene encoding copine-7: MSAGSERRAAAAPGVVPAPCASKVELRLSCRHLLDRDPLTKSDPSVVLLLQSQGQWVQVDRTEVVRSSLHPVFSKVFTLDYYFEEVQKLRFEVYDTHGPSSLSCQEDDFLGGMECTLGQIVAQKKVTRALLLKFGRNAGKSTITVIAEDISGNNGYVELSFRARKLDDKDLFSKSDPFLELYRINDDQSEQLVYRTEVVKNDLSPTWQPFKVSLSSLCSCEESRPLKGLVWDYDSRGKHDFIGEFSTTFEEMQRAFGEDQAQWDCVNSKYKQKKRNYKNSGVVILADLKLYRVYSFLDYVMGGCQIHFTVAIDFTASNGDPRNSCSLHYINPFQPNEYLQALVAVGEICQDYDSDKRLSALGFGARIPPKYEVSHDFAINFNPEDDECEGIQGVVEAYQNCLPRVQLYGPTNVAPIISKVARTAAAEERTREASQYYILLILTDGVVTDMADTREAIVRASHLPMSIIIVGVGNADFTDMQVLDGDDGVLRSPRGEPALRDIVQFVPFRELKSASPAALAKSVLAEVPRQLVEYYSHKELPPRDLGAHA, encoded by the exons ATGAGCGCGGGCTCAGAGCGCCGGGCGGCGGCGGCCCCCGGGGTGGTGCCGGCGCCCTGCGCCTCGAAGGTGGAACTGCGGCTGAGCTGCCGGCACCTGCTGGACCGCGACCCGCTCACCAAGTCCGACCCGAgcgtggtgctgctgctgcaatCGCAGGGCCAGTGGGTGCAG GTGGACAGAACCGAGGTAGTCCGGAGCAGCCTGCACCCGGTCTTCTCCAAGGTCTTCACGCTTGACTACTACTTCGAGGAGGTGCAGAAGCTGCGCTTTGAGGTCTACGACACCCATGGGCCCAGCAGCCTGAGCTGCCAGGAGGATGACTTCCTGGGGGGCATGGAATGCACTTTAGGGCAG ATCGTGGCCCAGAAGAAGGTGACCCGGGCACTGTTGCTGAAGTTCGGCAGGAACGCGGGCAAGTCCACCATCACG GTGATAGCTGAGGACATCTCTGGGAACAACGGCTACGTGGAGCTCTCCTTCAGGGCCAGGAAGCTGGATGACAAG GACCTCTTCAGCAAGTCAGACCCATTCCTGGAACTATACAGGATCAATGATGATCAGAGTGAGCAACTGGTGTACAGGACAGAG GTGGTGAAGAACGACCTGAGCCCCACCTGGCAGCCTTTCAAGGTGTCTCTGAGCAGCCTGTGCAGCTGCGAGGAGTCGCGGCCTCTCAAA GGCCTCGTTTGGGATTATGACTCCCGCGGAAAGCACGACTTCATTGGAGAATTCTCCACCACCTTCGAGGAGATGCAGAGAGCCTTCGGGGAGGACCAG GCCCAGTGGGACTGTGTGAACTCCAAGTATAAGCAGAAGAAGCGCAATTACAAGAATTCTGGGGTGGTCATCCTGGCAGACCTGAAG CTCTACAGGGTGTACTCGTTCCTGGACTACGTCATGGGCGGCTGCCAGATCCACTTCACG GTGGCCATTGACTTCACGGCCTCCAATGGGGACCCCAGGAACAGCTGCTCCCTGCACTACATCAACCCCTTCCAGCCCAACGAGTATCTGCAGGCCCTGGTGGCCGTGGGAGAGATCTGCCAGGACTACGACAG CGACAAGAGGCTCTCTGCTTTGGGGTTTGGAGCTCGGATTCCTCCCAAGTATGAG GTGTCCCATGACTTTGCCATCAATTTCAACCCCGAAGACGATGAGTGCGAAG gGATCCAGGGTGTGGTGGAGGCCTACCAGAACTGCCTGCCCAGGGTCCAGCTCTACGGCCCCACCAACGTGGCGCCCATCATCTCCAAGGTGGCCCGCACAGCCGCGGCCGAGGAGCGCACCCGTGAGGCCTCT CAATACTACATTCTGCTGATTCTGACGGACGGTGTGGTGACCGACATGGCAGACACACGTGAGGCCATCGTGCGCGCCTCCCACCTGCCCATGTCCATCATCATTGTCGGGGTGGGCAACGCCGACTTCACCGACATGCAGGTGCTAGACGGCGATGACGGTGTCCTGCGCTCCCCACGCGGCGAGCCCGCCCTCCGCGACATCGTGCAATTTGTGCCGTTTCGGGAGCTCAAGAGC GCGTCCCCCGCGGCATTGGCCAAGAGTGTGCTGGCTGAGGTGCCCAGGCAGCTGGTGGAATACTACAGCCACAAGGAGCTGCCTCCAAGAGACCTCGGTGCCCACGCCTGA